Proteins from one Natrinema salinisoli genomic window:
- a CDS encoding DNA topoisomerase IV subunit A, with amino-acid sequence MSTDDNQQAREQLIDLAAQFYDQFELGEIPHMSVPTRTKNNIEYDEEMDVWVYGDRESTRSANSVRGARKLLKAIYTIEFLSEQLEEDRSSTLRELYYLSESWDNDEAQFNDQDESNSMVEDLEIVSGVTREDFHMRPEESGATIMGPLFLREQTRRGEREIHCQEDVGEGGYQIPNNPDTIEFLDNDADFILAVETGGMRDRLVENGFDEEYNALIVHLKGQPARATRRITKRLHDELGLPVTVFTDGDPWSYRIYGSVAYGSIKSAHLSEYLATPEADFIGIQPADIVEYELPSDPLSDSDINALESELEDPRFQTDYWEEQIELQLDLGKKSEQQSLASRGLDFVTDTYLPDRLDDMGVL; translated from the coding sequence ATGAGCACGGACGACAACCAGCAGGCACGAGAGCAGTTGATCGACCTCGCGGCGCAGTTCTACGACCAGTTCGAACTGGGCGAGATTCCCCACATGTCCGTGCCGACGCGGACGAAGAACAACATCGAGTACGACGAGGAGATGGATGTCTGGGTGTACGGCGACCGCGAGTCGACCCGGTCGGCCAACTCCGTCCGCGGGGCGCGAAAGCTCCTGAAGGCGATCTACACGATCGAATTCCTCTCGGAACAACTCGAGGAGGACCGCTCCTCGACCCTGCGTGAACTCTACTACCTCTCGGAGAGCTGGGACAACGACGAGGCCCAGTTCAACGATCAGGACGAGTCGAACAGCATGGTCGAGGACTTAGAAATCGTCTCCGGCGTCACTCGCGAGGACTTCCACATGCGCCCGGAGGAATCGGGGGCGACGATCATGGGGCCGCTGTTCCTCCGCGAGCAGACCCGCCGCGGCGAGCGCGAGATTCACTGTCAGGAGGACGTCGGCGAGGGCGGCTATCAGATCCCGAACAACCCCGACACGATCGAGTTCCTCGACAACGACGCCGACTTCATCCTCGCGGTGGAGACCGGTGGGATGCGCGATCGGCTCGTCGAGAACGGCTTCGACGAGGAGTACAACGCCCTGATCGTCCACCTCAAGGGCCAGCCCGCGCGGGCGACCCGTCGAATCACCAAGCGACTCCACGACGAGCTCGGGCTTCCCGTGACGGTGTTTACGGACGGCGACCCGTGGTCGTATCGCATCTACGGCTCCGTCGCCTACGGCTCGATCAAGTCGGCCCACCTTTCGGAGTACCTCGCGACCCCCGAGGCCGACTTCATCGGCATCCAGCCCGCCGACATCGTCGAGTACGAACTGCCGTCCGATCCGCTGTCCGATTCGGATATCAACGCCCTCGAGAGCGAACTCGAGGACCCGCGCTTCCAGACCGACTACTGGGAAGAACAGATCGAACTGCAACTCGACCTCGGGAAGAAGTCCGAACAGCAGTCGCTGGCATCTCGCGGCCTGGACTTCGTGACGGATACCTATCTGCCCGATCGGCTGGACGACATGGGCGTCCTCTAA
- a CDS encoding MBL fold metallo-hydrolase, with translation MTVRFDAVTVDWFGLATVRLEGQTGAVVYTDPGPERYGFLDDYEARDGDLILVSHDHHYDPDAIRRVAREDALIVIHESIDAAEVDGVDERPERLPFEVERVRADESFVLGPLDLFTTPAYNDPDGPHTDEHGTPYHPEGRGCGFGVTIDGTTAFWPGDTDAFPFHEELDVDLFLPPIGGTFTMDRREAASLADAIDPDLVLPVHYDTFDAIETDEDAFVVDVARRGVPVVLDG, from the coding sequence ATGACCGTCCGATTCGACGCGGTGACCGTCGACTGGTTCGGCCTCGCGACCGTCCGCCTCGAGGGACAGACCGGCGCGGTCGTCTATACGGACCCCGGCCCGGAACGGTACGGGTTCCTGGACGACTACGAGGCTCGCGACGGCGATCTGATCCTCGTCTCTCACGATCACCACTACGACCCGGACGCGATTCGGCGGGTCGCCCGCGAGGACGCGCTGATCGTGATTCACGAGTCGATCGACGCCGCCGAGGTCGATGGCGTCGACGAGCGGCCCGAACGCCTCCCGTTCGAGGTCGAGCGCGTTCGGGCGGACGAGTCGTTCGTCCTCGGGCCGCTCGATCTGTTCACGACGCCGGCGTACAACGATCCGGACGGCCCCCACACCGACGAACACGGAACGCCTTACCATCCCGAGGGACGGGGCTGTGGGTTCGGCGTTACTATCGACGGTACGACCGCGTTCTGGCCGGGCGATACCGACGCGTTCCCGTTTCACGAGGAGCTGGACGTCGACCTGTTCCTGCCGCCGATCGGCGGCACGTTCACGATGGATCGCCGCGAGGCCGCGTCGCTGGCCGACGCGATCGACCCCGACCTCGTCCTGCCGGTCCACTACGATACGTTCGACGCGATCGAAACCGACGAGGACGCGTTCGTCGTCGACGTCGCGAGACGCGGCGTTCCGGTCGTCCTCGATGGGTGA
- a CDS encoding fumarylacetoacetate hydrolase family protein, with protein sequence MKYVRFRDPAGAVRRGEYENGTVHFANESYDLASDEIDVLPPSEPSKVVCIGRNYADHADEMGSDLPDRPMLFLKPPNALAAHGDAVTVPAGKERIDHEAELGVVIGEQCRHVSEADAMDVVQGFTCVNDVSNRDDQRQEQNWIRGKAFDGAAPMGPVLATPDEVPGDAFVRSRVNGELKQDGSREQLIFSIPELIAEITTYLTLEPGDVIATGTPEGVGPLEDGDDVEIEVEGVGTLEHSVRIP encoded by the coding sequence ATGAAATACGTCCGCTTTCGCGACCCGGCCGGTGCAGTCCGCCGCGGCGAGTACGAGAACGGAACCGTTCACTTCGCGAACGAGAGCTACGACCTCGCGAGCGACGAGATCGACGTGTTGCCGCCGTCGGAGCCGTCGAAGGTCGTCTGTATCGGACGTAACTACGCCGATCACGCCGACGAGATGGGATCTGACCTCCCCGACCGCCCGATGCTCTTCCTGAAGCCACCGAACGCGCTCGCGGCTCACGGCGACGCGGTGACCGTTCCCGCGGGCAAAGAGCGGATCGACCACGAGGCCGAACTCGGCGTCGTCATCGGCGAGCAGTGTCGCCACGTCTCCGAAGCCGACGCGATGGACGTCGTGCAGGGCTTTACCTGCGTGAACGACGTTTCGAACCGCGACGACCAGCGCCAGGAGCAGAACTGGATCCGCGGCAAAGCGTTCGACGGGGCGGCGCCCATGGGGCCCGTCCTCGCGACCCCCGACGAAGTCCCCGGCGACGCGTTCGTCCGATCGCGCGTCAACGGCGAACTCAAACAGGATGGCTCCCGCGAGCAACTCATCTTCTCGATTCCCGAACTGATCGCCGAGATCACGACCTACCTCACGCTCGAGCCGGGCGACGTGATCGCGACCGGGACGCCCGAGGGCGTCGGCCCGCTCGAGGACGGCGACGACGTCGAAATCGAGGTCGAAGGCGTGGGCACGCTCGAGCACTCGGTCCGGATCCCCTGA
- a CDS encoding sugar phosphate isomerase/epimerase family protein encodes MVELAFSTNAYTRHSLPEAVRRIADHGYAGVELLGDDPHAYFPEFGDDDRETVREALEETDLAVSNINANTAMGYYDDAPPSSFFEPSVIRADDEAREWRVAYTKRAIDLAATVGSPAVCLASGRPLPGTVPEEAREYLHQSLHEILDYAEPRGVDVGIEFEPELLIENTEEVLALIDEIGRDSLGVNLDVGHAAVYGEDVAESIRASAGSITGVHLEDIVGGRRGKHYHRIPGEGDLDFRTIFDALEDIGYDGFATLELYTYPDEPDRAAREAYAELEAYA; translated from the coding sequence ATGGTCGAACTCGCTTTCTCGACGAACGCGTACACGCGCCACTCCCTCCCCGAAGCCGTTCGGCGGATCGCCGACCACGGCTACGCCGGAGTCGAACTCCTCGGCGACGACCCCCACGCCTACTTCCCCGAATTCGGGGACGACGACCGCGAGACAGTCCGCGAGGCCCTCGAGGAAACCGACCTCGCCGTCTCGAATATCAACGCGAATACGGCGATGGGCTACTACGACGACGCGCCGCCGTCGTCGTTCTTCGAGCCGAGCGTGATCCGCGCCGACGACGAGGCCCGCGAGTGGCGCGTCGCGTACACGAAGCGGGCGATCGATCTCGCCGCCACCGTCGGCTCACCGGCGGTCTGTCTCGCGAGTGGTCGCCCGCTACCGGGAACGGTGCCAGAGGAGGCTCGAGAGTACCTCCACCAATCGCTCCACGAGATCCTCGACTACGCCGAGCCGCGCGGGGTCGACGTCGGTATCGAGTTCGAGCCCGAGTTGCTGATCGAGAACACCGAGGAGGTACTCGCCCTGATCGACGAGATCGGCCGGGACTCGCTGGGGGTCAACCTCGACGTCGGCCACGCGGCCGTCTACGGCGAGGACGTCGCGGAGAGCATCCGCGCCAGCGCCGGCTCCATCACCGGCGTCCACCTCGAGGACATCGTCGGCGGCCGCCGCGGGAAACACTACCATCGAATCCCCGGCGAGGGCGATCTGGACTTCCGAACGATCTTCGACGCGCTCGAGGATATCGGCTACGACGGCTTCGCGACGCTCGAGCTCTACACCTACCCCGACGAGCCCGATCGCGCGGCGCGGGAGGCCTACGCGGAACTCGAGGCGTACGCGTAG
- a CDS encoding UbiA family prenyltransferase, whose protein sequence is MAGGASSDRDERANAVDDDGRSDLQAILVGYAELVRLPNLFTAPPDVILGAALVALAGGTPLPTRVAGLALGSVLLYAGGTTLNDAFDAPVDARERPERPIPSGRVSRRTAFGLGFALLLAAVAVAFAVAGGPAGVAAGLVAVAIVAYDGLLKGSAVGFLAMGTARGLNVVLGTTVAGAAVLESPRRLLAVPAVVTAYIAAVTFMAARETEGGNRRAVAVASAGAVAAVLALGWFLAGVEPTALEAAVALAFATAFCWWVGRPLRAAFADPVPSTVGPAVGACVLGLVLLDAAFAATVGVRWGLAAGVFLVPAVGLSRAFDVT, encoded by the coding sequence GTGGCCGGCGGCGCGTCGTCGGATCGCGACGAGCGGGCGAACGCAGTCGACGACGACGGCCGGAGCGACCTGCAGGCGATCCTCGTCGGGTACGCCGAACTGGTCCGCCTTCCGAATCTCTTCACCGCGCCGCCGGACGTGATTCTCGGCGCCGCGCTGGTGGCTCTCGCCGGTGGGACGCCGCTGCCGACGAGAGTCGCCGGACTCGCGCTCGGGTCGGTGCTTCTCTACGCCGGCGGGACGACGCTCAACGACGCCTTCGACGCCCCGGTCGACGCTCGAGAGCGACCCGAGCGGCCGATTCCGTCCGGTCGGGTATCCCGACGCACGGCGTTCGGACTCGGGTTCGCACTCCTCCTCGCCGCCGTCGCGGTCGCGTTCGCCGTCGCGGGCGGCCCGGCTGGCGTCGCCGCCGGGCTGGTCGCCGTCGCGATCGTCGCCTACGACGGCCTCCTGAAGGGATCCGCCGTCGGGTTCCTCGCGATGGGAACTGCTCGCGGGCTGAACGTCGTGCTCGGGACGACGGTGGCCGGAGCCGCGGTCCTCGAGTCGCCGCGTCGACTCCTGGCCGTGCCCGCGGTCGTCACCGCGTACATCGCCGCCGTCACGTTCATGGCCGCGCGGGAGACCGAGGGCGGGAATCGGCGAGCCGTCGCTGTCGCTTCCGCGGGTGCGGTCGCGGCGGTGCTCGCCCTCGGCTGGTTCCTCGCGGGCGTCGAGCCGACGGCGCTCGAGGCCGCCGTCGCCCTCGCCTTCGCGACCGCGTTCTGCTGGTGGGTCGGCCGACCGCTGCGGGCCGCGTTCGCCGATCCGGTGCCGAGTACCGTCGGGCCGGCGGTCGGCGCGTGCGTCCTCGGGCTCGTGTTGCTCGACGCGGCTTTCGCCGCCACCGTCGGCGTTCGCTGGGGACTCGCGGCTGGCGTTTTTCTCGTTCCGGCGGTGGGACTGTCGCGCGCGTTCGACGTGACGTGA
- a CDS encoding sugar phosphate isomerase/epimerase family protein — MQFGFSTNAFREYQLEDAIEAIADAGYDGGEILLDEPHLYPPDCTEEEIKRVADVLQRHDIAVSNGNAFMLTAIEDFHHPSYIEPDEAYRQKRIDYTLAALETAADLELPYISIEPGGPIPDGKSREWATDTFVDSLEQVVPRAEELEVDLLVEPEPDLLIETGGEFLTLLDRVGSERVRCNFDAGHFYCVGEDPADLVEPLWEHTSHYHLEDIPADRSHEHTQLGDGAMDIDAFLGELENRGYDGFVTVELYPYEETPIETARAAMDYLEERGWA, encoded by the coding sequence ATGCAGTTCGGTTTCTCCACCAACGCCTTCCGGGAGTACCAACTCGAGGACGCGATCGAAGCCATCGCCGACGCGGGATACGACGGCGGCGAGATTCTGCTCGACGAGCCACACCTGTACCCGCCCGACTGTACCGAGGAGGAAATCAAGCGCGTCGCGGACGTCCTACAGCGACACGATATCGCCGTCAGCAACGGCAACGCGTTCATGCTGACCGCGATCGAGGACTTCCATCATCCCTCGTACATCGAGCCCGACGAAGCATACCGGCAGAAACGGATCGACTACACCCTCGCGGCGCTCGAAACCGCGGCCGACCTCGAGCTGCCCTACATCTCGATCGAACCAGGCGGACCGATCCCCGACGGCAAGTCTCGCGAGTGGGCGACGGACACCTTCGTCGACAGCCTCGAGCAAGTCGTCCCGAGAGCCGAGGAGCTGGAGGTCGACCTCCTCGTCGAACCCGAGCCCGACCTGCTGATCGAAACCGGCGGCGAATTCCTCACACTACTCGATCGGGTCGGCTCCGAACGCGTGCGGTGTAACTTCGACGCCGGCCACTTCTACTGCGTCGGCGAGGATCCCGCCGACCTCGTCGAACCGCTCTGGGAGCACACGAGCCACTACCACCTCGAGGACATCCCGGCCGACCGGAGCCACGAGCACACCCAACTCGGAGACGGCGCGATGGATATCGACGCCTTCCTCGGCGAACTCGAGAACCGCGGCTACGACGGCTTCGTCACCGTCGAACTCTACCCCTACGAGGAGACGCCGATCGAGACCGCGCGGGCGGCGATGGACTACCTCGAGGAACGCGGGTGGGCGTAG
- a CDS encoding TatD family hydrolase, which yields MRIIDPHMHMVSRSAEDYRRARRAGIECCIEPAFWSGQDKHNAGSFFDYFEQIIEHETDRAERAANMDHYVTIGLEPKEANYRDMAEDVLDRIPEYLERDPVVGVGEIGFDQVTDDEEWAFRRQLEIAEERELPVIIHTPHTDKPSGTERIVEIVEEMGVTQERIIIDHNTENTIDISTRTDCWIGFTLYPGKIETGSAIDLLEEYGTDNMIFNSAADWDPSDPLAVPKARDEMLDRGWDREEVRKVVFENPYEFFDQSPNFDYEA from the coding sequence ATGCGGATTATCGATCCTCACATGCACATGGTATCGCGCTCGGCCGAGGACTACCGACGGGCGCGGCGAGCGGGTATCGAGTGCTGCATCGAGCCGGCGTTCTGGAGCGGCCAGGACAAACACAACGCGGGATCGTTCTTCGACTACTTCGAGCAGATCATCGAACACGAAACCGATCGCGCCGAGCGAGCCGCCAACATGGACCATTACGTGACGATCGGCCTCGAGCCGAAGGAAGCCAACTACCGCGACATGGCCGAAGACGTCCTCGACCGAATTCCGGAGTACCTCGAGCGCGACCCCGTCGTCGGCGTCGGCGAGATCGGCTTCGATCAAGTCACCGACGACGAGGAGTGGGCGTTCCGCCGCCAGCTCGAGATCGCTGAAGAGCGCGAGCTTCCGGTCATTATCCACACCCCACACACTGACAAGCCGTCGGGCACCGAGCGCATCGTCGAGATCGTCGAAGAGATGGGCGTCACGCAGGAGCGGATCATCATCGATCACAATACGGAGAACACGATCGATATCTCGACCCGTACGGACTGCTGGATAGGCTTCACGCTCTACCCTGGCAAGATCGAGACCGGGTCGGCGATCGACCTGCTCGAGGAGTACGGCACCGACAATATGATCTTCAACAGCGCCGCCGACTGGGATCCCTCGGACCCGCTCGCGGTGCCGAAGGCCCGCGACGAGATGCTCGATCGGGGCTGGGACCGCGAGGAGGTTCGGAAGGTCGTCTTCGAGAACCCCTACGAGTTCTTCGACCAGTCGCCGAACTTCGACTACGAGGCCTGA
- a CDS encoding inositol-3-phosphate synthase: protein MSQGADRPADERTGVWLVGARGNVATMAIVGARAIAGGSTGTTGMVTEREPVSSLELPPIEGLVFGGHDIEPESLVAQAERQRDRNGVPDADTLEAVRDDLAEIDERIEVGTAINCGAALSAESEQLDEELAIRDVVEQIGDDYESFRDRHDLERLVVVNVASTEPELSDPTRYDSHDALERAIDEDDRDLPASVLYAYAAIAGGHPFVNFTPSTGNALGGVREFAAENEVPHTGRDAKTGETLVKSALAPMFAGRNLHVMSWEGHNILGNKDGLVLEDEANAAGKLATKGDVLDSILPDIGHNRVRIDYTPSLADWKTAWDYIHFEGFLETEMKMQFTWEGSDSALAAPLVLDLVRLIAHADEHGHGGLQPQLASFFKAPLGVEEHDFSLQLNRLYDYAERYR, encoded by the coding sequence ATGAGTCAGGGGGCGGATAGACCGGCCGACGAGCGAACTGGGGTCTGGCTCGTCGGTGCCCGCGGGAACGTCGCGACGATGGCGATCGTCGGTGCCCGCGCGATCGCCGGCGGGAGTACCGGGACGACCGGAATGGTCACGGAACGCGAGCCGGTCTCGAGCCTCGAGCTCCCGCCGATCGAGGGCCTGGTCTTCGGCGGCCACGACATCGAACCGGAATCGCTCGTCGCGCAGGCCGAACGCCAACGCGATCGGAACGGCGTCCCTGACGCGGACACGCTCGAGGCAGTCCGGGACGACCTCGCCGAAATCGACGAGCGGATCGAGGTCGGGACGGCGATCAACTGCGGGGCCGCCCTCTCGGCTGAGAGCGAACAGTTAGACGAGGAGCTGGCGATTCGAGACGTCGTCGAGCAGATTGGTGACGATTACGAGTCGTTCCGCGACCGCCACGACCTCGAGCGGCTCGTGGTCGTCAACGTCGCCTCGACGGAACCGGAACTGTCCGATCCGACGCGATACGACAGCCACGACGCCCTCGAGCGGGCTATCGACGAGGACGACCGCGACCTGCCCGCGAGCGTCCTCTACGCCTATGCCGCGATAGCCGGCGGGCATCCGTTCGTCAACTTCACGCCGAGTACGGGCAACGCGCTCGGCGGGGTCCGCGAGTTCGCGGCCGAAAACGAGGTTCCCCACACGGGACGCGACGCCAAGACCGGCGAGACGCTCGTCAAGTCCGCACTGGCCCCCATGTTCGCCGGACGCAACCTCCACGTCATGAGCTGGGAGGGGCACAATATCCTCGGAAACAAGGACGGCCTCGTTCTCGAGGACGAGGCGAACGCCGCGGGCAAGCTGGCGACCAAAGGCGACGTGCTCGACTCGATCCTGCCCGACATCGGCCACAACCGGGTCCGGATCGACTATACCCCGTCGCTGGCCGACTGGAAGACGGCCTGGGACTACATCCACTTCGAGGGGTTCCTCGAGACGGAGATGAAAATGCAGTTCACCTGGGAGGGCTCCGACTCCGCGCTGGCCGCGCCGCTCGTCCTCGATCTGGTGCGCCTGATCGCCCACGCCGACGAACACGGACACGGCGGACTCCAGCCCCAGCTCGCGTCGTTCTTCAAAGCGCCGCTCGGCGTCGAAGAGCACGACTTCTCCCTGCAGCTCAATCGCCTGTACGACTACGCCGAGAGGTACCGCTGA
- a CDS encoding alkaline phosphatase family protein — translation MTEPTIPAATDSAGRVIVLDVVGLQPQHVDADRTPTLESFFPAESMTDLRPPFPAVTVPVQTTLATGRGPGEHGDVSSGEYDRERDAAEFWERDRGDRDRLWETASDEAGLTTGVLNFQHLIGTSADVAVTPSPIEDENNDILEMNCWTNPDGFYDDLRAELGHFPLHNYWGPGANEAGSRWILSAAREAIDRFDTDLLWVYVPHLDYVGQSDGPGSDAFAEETEVVDGLLDEFLEFLSETDRWDETVLALVSEYGFHGVDQPVFPNRALRDAGLLETAGDGDVDLAASGAFAMVDHQIAHVYVDEGAIEAARDALEELEGIDSVLEEASKAERGIDHPNAGEFVLVAAPNAWFQYYWWDDRANAPPYATEMDIHAKPGFDPCELFFGDDGLVSLDASKVSGSHGRVDESAYGCFGLGGPAAPALEGNDPVDAIDVAPTIADLLALEGELSMPFEGSSLRRG, via the coding sequence ATGACCGAACCGACGATTCCCGCCGCGACTGACAGTGCCGGACGCGTGATCGTTCTCGACGTCGTCGGCCTCCAACCGCAGCACGTCGACGCCGATCGAACGCCGACCCTCGAGTCGTTCTTTCCGGCCGAATCGATGACCGACCTCCGACCGCCCTTCCCCGCCGTGACGGTTCCCGTCCAGACGACGCTCGCGACCGGACGGGGGCCCGGCGAGCACGGCGACGTCTCGAGCGGCGAGTACGACCGCGAGCGCGACGCCGCGGAGTTCTGGGAGCGTGATCGCGGCGACCGCGATCGGCTTTGGGAGACGGCCAGCGACGAGGCCGGACTGACCACCGGCGTATTGAACTTCCAGCACCTGATCGGGACGAGCGCCGACGTCGCGGTCACCCCCTCGCCGATCGAGGACGAGAACAACGACATCCTCGAGATGAACTGCTGGACGAACCCGGACGGCTTCTACGACGATCTCCGGGCGGAGCTGGGGCACTTCCCGCTGCACAACTACTGGGGTCCCGGCGCGAACGAAGCGGGGAGTCGGTGGATCCTGTCGGCCGCCCGCGAGGCGATCGATCGGTTCGATACCGATCTCCTCTGGGTCTACGTCCCCCACCTGGACTACGTCGGCCAGAGCGACGGCCCCGGAAGCGACGCCTTCGCGGAGGAAACCGAAGTCGTCGACGGCCTCCTCGATGAGTTCCTCGAGTTCCTCTCCGAAACCGACCGTTGGGACGAGACCGTCCTCGCGCTCGTCAGCGAGTACGGCTTTCACGGCGTGGATCAGCCGGTGTTCCCCAACCGCGCCCTCCGCGACGCCGGCCTGCTCGAGACGGCCGGCGATGGCGACGTCGACCTCGCCGCCTCGGGCGCGTTCGCCATGGTCGACCACCAGATCGCACACGTCTACGTCGACGAGGGGGCGATCGAGGCCGCTCGCGACGCACTTGAGGAGCTCGAGGGGATCGATTCCGTGCTCGAGGAGGCGAGCAAGGCCGAGCGCGGGATCGATCACCCGAACGCCGGCGAGTTCGTCCTCGTCGCAGCGCCGAACGCCTGGTTCCAGTACTACTGGTGGGACGACCGCGCGAACGCACCGCCGTACGCGACCGAGATGGACATTCACGCGAAGCCCGGCTTCGACCCCTGCGAGCTGTTCTTCGGCGACGACGGACTCGTCTCGCTGGACGCGTCGAAAGTGAGCGGGTCCCACGGCCGCGTCGACGAGTCCGCCTACGGGTGTTTCGGACTCGGGGGGCCGGCAGCACCCGCGCTCGAGGGGAACGATCCGGTCGACGCGATCGACGTGGCCCCGACGATCGCGGATCTGCTCGCGCTCGAGGGGGAGTTATCGATGCCGTTCGAGGGCTCGTCGCTTCGGCGCGGGTAG
- the lrp gene encoding HTH-type transcriptional regulator Lrp: protein MTYEHLDSDLVNELLDDGRASLRSLAEELDVSVTTVSNHLSDLEEEGVIEGYTPKVDYDAVGYDVTAVMQLKAEGNALPEITETLKDHRQMISVYEVTGDYDVIAIGKFKDTDDMNDQIKTLITDPDINQSNTSIVLNAVSENEQFELDTE from the coding sequence ATGACGTACGAACACTTAGATTCCGATCTGGTGAACGAGCTACTCGACGACGGCCGCGCGAGTCTCCGCAGCCTCGCCGAAGAACTCGACGTCTCCGTGACGACCGTTTCGAACCACCTCTCCGATCTCGAGGAGGAGGGCGTGATCGAAGGATACACGCCGAAAGTCGACTACGATGCGGTCGGCTACGACGTCACGGCCGTTATGCAGCTCAAAGCCGAAGGGAACGCGCTTCCCGAGATCACGGAAACGCTGAAAGACCACCGTCAAATGATCTCCGTCTACGAGGTCACCGGCGACTACGACGTGATCGCCATCGGCAAGTTCAAAGACACCGACGATATGAACGATCAGATCAAGACGCTGATCACCGATCCGGACATCAACCAGTCGAACACGAGCATCGTCCTCAACGCGGTCTCCGAAAACGAGCAGTTCGAGCTCGATACGGAGTAA